In Thermothelomyces thermophilus ATCC 42464 chromosome 5, complete sequence, the sequence GGCGCCCCACCTGGATCGTAAGTTGGCTTGCTTTGCGCGTCTCACTCGAATTAGCTGACAGGCTTTTGCAGCTCCCCCCCCGCTCAAGTTTTGACGGGCTCTTTCGCGACGAATCTCTTGTACATAGGAATTCGCATATATCAAGGCATGGGAAAGTCTGTGCGATGCCGGGCTCAAATGCACTTATCATCTTAAAGAGTACTATGGCACTACTGGGTAATCTGTGCGATGCAAGAATTTCGTAAGCGACAAGACTCTACGCGGTACCGTCAACGAGTCGCTTCCAATGCAGACATCAACTCGAGCAAACTGTGTCAGGATTTGGATGTTCAGAGGATATTCTCATTCATAACCATGACCATGCCCATCATGGAATTAATGTACAGCCCAAACACGCGCAAAAAGCAACCAATGACCCGAAACCGTGACCCCGATATCATGAACCCAGCGTGCCGACCAGAAAATAAAGCAAAAAAACCCAACCGCGAAAATCAGAGCTCCTGCGACAAGTTCTTGCCGGTCTTGCCGGTCTTCTTCGGCAGAAGGTCTGGAAACAAAGTTAGATTTGCGCATTAGAGATCGTCTGGTAAGGCAACGTACTCTGGTGGATGTTGGGAAGGACACCACCCTGGGCGATGGTGACGTGCCCGAGAAGCTTGTTCAACTCCTCATCGTTCCTGATAGCGAGTTGCAAGTGACGCGGGATGATACGCGTCTTCTTGTTGTCGCGAGCGGCGTTGCCAGCCAGCTCCAGAATTTCAGCGGCAAGAtactcgagaacggcagcCAGGTAAACGGGAGCACCGGCACCGACACGCTGGGCGTAGTTGCCCTTCCGGAGAAGGCGGTGGACACGACCGACAGGGAACGCAAGACCGGCCTTAGATGAACGACTACAAAAAGTTAGCCAACTGTAAGAGCACCGGAACGGGCATCTGGAGTTCAAGGCTGAACCATGCCCAACTGCACGAAGGCGCGGGTAGATGACGCGAAAAGGGCACCTACGATTGCGCGTTCTTGGAACCGCTCGCCTTGCCACCGGACTTGCCGCCGCCAGTCATTTTGATTGATGGTCCTTGTCAAAGGATAAAAAAGTTATGTGGTTGGTGTAAGGGCGAGGAAGAGCTTGACGCGCGAATGCAGTGATTGATGGGAAAACGGAAGTTGGTTGAGTGGGAGTTGGAAGAAGTTGACCCGCGGTGGGGGAGGTGGGAGTTAAGTAGTTTTCGCGTAAGGGTGTGGGATCACGGATCACTCGCGCCTTTCTCAGGTTGTTGATCAGAGCTGTTGGAGCTAGTCCCAAAACGGTTATGTGCATGGTTGCGATTACACCCAGATAAAAAAAAATCGGTCGACTGCTTCAGGCTCATTTGATTGGATGCTTATGGAGCCGAGCTCTGCGCCCGCAAGCTTCAAATTCAAAGCGACTTCCCTCCCgacggggaaaaaaaaactgGCTTAAGTTTGCTCAAGGCCAGGAAAATAATGCTCTAGGACAGCCTGCTCTCCGAAATCTCGAACGCGTTCTTCTCGTCCTACACCCTGGCTGAGCAAAACAACCACCACCAATTCTCAGCTTCCTCCCTCAATCACAGCTTTCACCTCTTCCCTCCATCAAGTCTGGTTTGCAAGGGCTGATAACTGATCGACCTGATTTAGGTAGTATAGTTGCTTGATCCTGCTAATTTGCACACTCTCACTCCAACGTCGGTACCCAAGACAGATGATTCTGTTCCAGGATCATCAGATTCCGGGTTTGCTCATCGGTTTCCGTCATTCTGCTTGGCTGTACAAGGTCCTGCAACGCTTGAAGGGTTGAGTGCCCGTCGCACTTCCCCATCGTTACCCAATCCTCCAGGGTTTTTGATTTGTCCGGCGTTAGTCCCCATCCCCGTATGTGTGGGTTTTCCATCGGGGTGTTTCCATGCTGGTCGGAAACCTGCTCCCAGATTGCGCAGTTCTTGGGTTCCGGGTTTGTCAAGTCTTACTCGGCGATTTGACTTGCCCTGGATTCGAATATCAGGTTCGTCGAGTCTGGGGTAACCAATGAATGATTTGGCTAGATCTTAGGCCACAAGTTAGGTATGATGGGCTCTTGGGCACTTGAAATAGCTAGTCATCCGGCCCAGCGCTTCCAGTATCTTACCCCGAATATAGCCTAGGATATACGTTCAAAATCGGGCCTCAAACCCATGAATGAGTATGTCCTGGTCGAGTGAAATCATTACTGTAGGGCAGAACCGGGGTTGTTATCCCCGGAGGGGTAGCGTGAAGCGGATACGGGGCCATCAATTACATCTCCATGCGGCTCTTCCCGCCCTGCCGGTAGTTCTTGTCCGCATGTGTGCACATGTCACCGCAGGACCTGGTGGCTCTTCCCCATGTCTTGGAAAGCGGATGGGGATGTGTTAGAGCTCCTGTGGGCCAATCAAGCGTCACGGGAACCGTAAGGCTGATTGTCTTTCATACACTCCCCCGTCCTCGACTACACCTCTGCCTCCTGGCATTTGAGTTGTTCTCTGACAAGTATTGCAAGCTGGCGCCCGACATGCGCATCGCATAGATGCACCATATCCTTACCCACTCTCTGGCCATGCTTTGATGA encodes:
- a CDS encoding histone H2A-like protein (H2A is a subunit of the nucleosome), translated to MTGGGKSGGKASGSKNAQSRSSKAGLAFPVGRVHRLLRKGNYAQRVGAGAPVYLAAVLEYLAAEILELAGNAARDNKKTRIIPRHLQLAIRNDEELNKLLGHVTIAQGGVLPNIHQNLLPKKTGKTGKNLSQEL